A region of the Bacteroidales bacterium genome:
TTTGAGCATCAACATCCATTATGATTTGTTCTTCAAAAAGCGATTTTAGAACTACTGCTCCAGCACCAGCATCAGCTAACTTTTTAACTTTCTCTACAGAATCGGTTAAAGGCGAACTACCTACAATAACAGGACTTTTCAGCGTTAAGCCCAAATACTTTGTTGAAATATTTGCCATGATTTACTTAAATTATTAACTTATTCTCTAACAATTAATATATGATTTTCAGAATAATGTTTCGCCTTTTTAGCGAAACACTATTCCAAAACTCTATTATTTTGCTGCTTTAAAATCTATTCCCTGAATAAAATTATCGATACCAATAGCCGCTTTATGACCGTTGGCAATACCATGAATTACATCAGGACCTTGAATAATATCGCCACCCATAAAGAACCATTTAACACCTGTTTGAAAGTATTCATTTGTTTGAACACGTCCACGTGGACCAAATTCAATATTCTCTTTAAATTCATCGGAGATATATGTTAAATCCATACCCTGACCAATAGACTCAATAATCTGAACACCAGGCCAGAATTCTTTTACATCCATTGAACATTGGGGATTAAAACGTCCGGTTTCATCAAATAGAGAATTACATTGAACAACATGCAAACCTGTTGGAACACCATCTTTAATCTCGATAGATTGAGGAGCCCAACCGGGGTTGATAATAGCACCTTCTTCACGAGCTTCAACAACTTCTTCCCTATCGGCAGGCATAACATCTTCTTTTTCTAAAGATGTTGCAATAATATTTACTTTACCGTATTTTACTTTTTGCATACGAGCTAAAGAACGTGTAATATCCATAGCAACATTACCTCCACCAATTACAACAATAGATTCTGCTACTTCAATTTCTTCACCGGCAGTAATCTTATTTAGCATATCTGTTGAAAAATAAACATGCTCATTATCTGATCCCGGAATTCCGGTAGAACGACCTAAATGCAAACCTGTTCCGGAAAATACAGCATCATAGTCTTTTCCTAATTGCTCAAGGGTAATATCATCACCAATACGGGTATTATATTTAATATCTACACCTAAGGAAAGTATATAATTAATATCCTTATCAATCTGATCGTAAGGCAAACGATACTCAGGAATACCATAACGCATCATACCTCCTGCTTTAGCAAATTGCTCGAAAATAGTAATATTATATCCCATTTTAGCAAGATAGTGAGCAGCAGATAATCCCGAAGGACCAGAACCGATAATAGCAATTTTCTTATCGTTATTTTCTATATCGTTAGTATCAAGGATATCTTTATACTTATCACTTGGAATTTGGTCGGCAATATAACGTTTCAACCAACGGATGGATAAAGGATCTCCTTTATGCCCGATAGAGCAAACGGTTTCACATTTATGAGTACAAATACGTCCACAAATTTCGGGTAATGGGTTCGTTTCATAAAGAACACGCATTCCTTCTTCTATATCGTCATTACGAACAGCTTTGATATATTCAGGAATACCCATATGTGCAGGACAAGTTGCAGTACAAATACCACATTCCACACAACGATCTGCTTCTTTTTGAGCTTGTTCTTTGGAATAACCTTTCACCATTTCTATAAAAGAATCGCTTCTTTCTTCAGGATGAAGGTGTTCCATTTCAACTCTTTTCAAACCGTAGAATTCATAATTACCTTCAGGTTTTTTCCAGCCTTTTTCATTTTCATCCCAGTCTTTTTTATCAACACCGGGGGTATATCTAAACTCTTCAGCATCTGTTGCCACCCACGTATATTCATTGGACAAAGTCAAAGAATTAGTAGTACATACATCAACACAAAGTGCACACCAGCAACAACGGCCATAATCGATACGAGGGCGCAAACCACTATCTCCATCAACAGGATCTTTATAAGGAACCAAATCAATAGCCTCATTCTCACAAATATCTTCACAAGTACCACAACCTATACAGACATCCACATCATTTTTATGGAAACCACGATAGCGTTCAGCTCCCGGACGATCGTTAAAAGGATCTTTAACAGTAACCGGATCCTTAGCAACCCTTTTCCAGGCGGTAAACGGACTTAAAACATCTTTTATATTCATTTCAAATACTTTTTAATCAAACAATAACAAGCTATCTCTCTATTTCGGGTGGACAAGTAGCCAATGAAACCATAATTCCAGCTGTATCTGCAATATTTGCATTAATCAACAATTTCTCCAACAACGCATTAGCGTGAGTATAACTTGGACCTTTAAGATTTACACGACGTGGTTTATCACTACCATCGGTAACCATATACATACCATATTCTCCTCTTGAACTTTCGCATTTCTGATAAGTTTCTCCTTTAGGAATACGCCAATGCATAACATTTGGCGTTTCTGCTCTGATATCACCTTTATCCGGCATTTTTGCCATTATCTGACGAATCAAATCTACTGTTGTTTGAAGGTCGTGCCAACGAACGCGACTACGAGCATATACATCTGATTCAGTAGTTGTAAAAGGCTCAAAATCCAGTTCAGCATATTTTAAATAAGGATGTGTTTTTCTAACATCACGCATAACACCAGCAGCACGAGCAGATGGTCCATAAACGCCATATTTTTCAATCCAGTCTCTTGGAATAACACCTAATCCAACAGCTCTTTGCTTAAAAACAGAGTTATTGTACATCAAGTCATCGATATTTTTCACAAACTCATCAACTAACTTTAAGTTCTCTTCCATACGTTTTTTAAAACCATCTGGCAATAAACCACGAACACCGCCGGGGATGATATACATATGGTAAACACGACCACCTGTTAATTCCTCAAAACGGTCGAGAATAAGGTCGCGAATATAGTTACCCCACTGATAACCTAATCCCAAGGCAAAAGTTCCTCCCTGACCAGGAACACCACGTAACAAAACTTGTAAACGTGCCATTTCCAAGGCCAATGTTCTTAACCATTGAGCTGTTTCGGGAACTTCAATACCTCCTAAGTCTTCTATACTTGCTGCAAGAATATATTCATTTGGATCCGGTTCAGCTACACACATACGAATACAGGTTGGGAAACACTGTATGAATTTACGTCGCTCCATAAGTTTCTCGAAACCACGATGAAGGTAACCTACATGAGTTTTTGATTCTACAATTTCGTCACCACTAACAGTTAATTCTAACGACATATTACCCGTAACACCGGGATGTTGAGGGCCTTGCCAAATTTTTAAAAATTTATGCGAGCTCAAATCAATGATGGGCTTACCGTCTTCTCCCATTTCAGGATATAAGCTCCTGTCCGGGTTCATCTGAAATAATTTTTTTATATCCATCGTTCTTTCCTTAATCGTTAGGGTACATTTTAGATTTCATATAAGTTGCAGGATCGTTTGATTGACGACCAGGACGTGGGAAGTATGTTTTTTCCGCATATTCCTTGGTTTTAAAATCACGACGATATGGTGGTAAATCATCCCAGCCTTCCAATATAAAGGGTTCTTCTAAGCGTGGACTTCCCGGAAAATCAATACCAAACATTTCCCTTAATTCACGCTGATAAGTCATCATATTTTCCCACAAATGGTGAGCAGACTCCATAGTTGCATTTTCGCGATCAATCATAACACGAACACCAATTTCGGTTAAGTCCGTTGGATTATTCAACAGATAAGTCAACTGAAAAACACCATCTTCGAGCCAGTCAACAGCAGTTAAAAGTGTAAGGTCGGTATATTTACGATAATCGCGCAAATAGGTAACTAAAGCGATGGCCTGCTCTTTCTCTACAGTAATAAAAGCCAAATGATCAAGCTTCTGGATATAATCCGAAGTCTCAAAACGACTTTCTATATCTTTAATTAAATCTATCATAATTGTATTATTTTACCAGTTGTAATCCGGCATATTCCAATCCTTAATAATTTTCTTCTGATTAGCTTTATACCAATCGAAATTTTCAGCATACTCATTAGCTTTTTCGGCTTTACCAGCTTTGATAAGCTCTTTTAGTTTAACAAAACCAGCTAATAATGCTTCCGGGCGAGGCATACAACCTGCAACATACACATCAACAGGTAAATAAGCATCCAAACGATTAATGGTATTATAACTGTCGTAATACATACCTCCGTTTATCGTGCAACTACCAAGAGCCATAATATATTTAGGACTTGGCATTTGTTCGTAAGTACGAATAACACGTTTCAATGTTTTTACGGCAAGATAACCTGATATTATAAAAACATTTGATTGACGAGGTGTAGGACGCATTTGCACTCCATAGCGGAACATATCAAAACGAGGAGTTACCAAGGGTGGAATCTCTATACTTCCACAGCCTGTTCCAAATCCAAGTACCCATAAACTTTCGGCACGAGCCCAGTTTAGAAATTTTTCAACAGGACCACTTTTTGGTTTTAATACTTCAGGACGGTCTTGACAAAAATAATCTTTTAATGGGTCAATTTCTACTGTGCTTCCGTCAGGAGCAACAACTGAGCGTTTTTCATTTTCAGGAGCAAGGAATTTGTCTACATCCAAGTCCTCAAATTTATGTTTATTCATATCTTTTTCCATAACTACAATAATATTATGATGGCCAATATCCCGAGAATAGTGGGGATTTTGAGGAACCAACGCACACTTTGTTCAATTCGAAAGCGAGGAAATACGGTTCCAACAAATACCGACCAGAAATAGATCAGGAATGTTTTAATAATTAATTCGAACCAAGAGGTAGCACCACCAAAGAAAAGGTTCATAAATAAGGCTGCTTCCGCAACGTGTAAAATTGCACCATTAGTTCTAAGCACGCCCAAAAATGTTCCATGATACTCTGTTGGAGGACCAATTGGGATTTCATTTGGTGCTTTAACTAAATTAAATGGTGAATGACCAAAGGCGCCTAAAAGACTTAACATGGCGGCAGCCGTAGCAAGTGGATTTGTCCACATAGTCCAATGAGTAATACCACCTTGTTGAGCAGCTACAATTTCAGAAAACGATAAAGTATTGTATTGAATTGCCAGAGCAATTATTGCCAAAGTCATAGGAACTTCAATAGTTGTAAACTGAGATAATCCACGACTAATACCAATAGCAGAATAAGGTTGTCCACTTTCACTAGCACCAAGAGCCATACCTAACATTCCGAAAAATTGAAAATAAAGGATGATTATTAAGTCACTAGAAAAGCTGTAGTTTGACCAATGTTCGTTTCCAAAAATCATAGGAATGAATAAGAACATTCCTACACCACCCATTAAACGAAATACAGGTCCAATATAGAACATTGTTCCATGTGTAAGCTGTGTACGTAATGAGTAAAGTTTTGTTAAATCAATCCAAGGCTGATACCAAGGAATACCATATCTACCAGCAACACGTGCTCCAATTCGACGCATTGTTGAACTCATAAGCATTCCCCAGTTTAAAACAATAAATAACCCCAAGAGGGTCCAAAGAAATTTTGTTATACTATAATCCATCTTATAATCCTCCTAAAGCAATTAAATAAAATATAACGATGTAGAGAACCACGTGTAAAGCGTAATTCTGCATGCTTCCACTGTAAATTCTTCTTAACCAATTTGCAAACTCCAATACTAAATTACTAAGCATTGCCCAAAAGGCAGTAATACCGGGACTAACCAAGAAACCTAAAGCCTTTTGATATCCGGCATATATGTTATAAGAAACGTGAGTAGTTTCCGGACGGAAAGGACGCTCAGCAGCATATACTATATTAAATTGACCTATTTTCTTAGCTTTCGAGCTCATAATAACAAGCCATCCCAAAACAAGCACAAAGGCAGAGCCTATAATTGTCATAACAGTTGAGCCATCCCAATAGCCAATACTTGATAAGGCTTTGGAACCTTCCCAACGAATAATATCTGTAGAAGCAAAATATGGTGCAATCACATCACCTATTGGTTGTAATATCATTTTTGGATATGCTGAGAAGATCATAATTCCGATAATTAAGATATAAGAGGGAACCAAAATCCAAGCACTTATCTCTTTCACATTTCTATGATTATCTTTTAACTGACCTAAGAAAACTGAGTGAATCAATTTATAGAGATACAAGAAAGCAATAACTCCAGCAAAGAAGATAATCGCTCCTTGGAAATACCAGCCTTTTTCGATAATGGCATTATAGAACAACCATTTCCCGGTAAATCCACTCAAAGGAGGAATACCACCAATAACGATAATCGAGATAAGCACAGCAACAAAAGAGAAAGGCATTTTTTTAATCATTCCTCCCATTTCATACATATTGTGCGTACCTAATTTCACAACTACACCTCCAATTACAAGGAATAAAATAGCTTTAAACATAAAGTGATTGATCACATAAACAAAACCGGCTAACCACCCCATATAAGACATTATACTGATAGCAAATAAGATATAACCCAACTGAGCCATACTGGAATATGCTAATAAACGCTTAGCATCTTCTTGAAAAGAAGCACTCATATTTCCAACTAAAGTTGTTAAGGCTCCTACCCAACCTAAAGTATATAATAAATTAGATGCTCCACTACTAGATCTATCCATATATAAGAATAGAAGCATCAATCCAAAAATACCAGCTTTAAGTAAAATAGCAGATACCATAGGAGATACGTCTGATTCTGCTTCACCGTGAGCACCTGGCAACCAAATATGTAAACCAAGAGAAGCTGTT
Encoded here:
- a CDS encoding FAD-dependent oxidoreductase produces the protein MNIKDVLSPFTAWKRVAKDPVTVKDPFNDRPGAERYRGFHKNDVDVCIGCGTCEDICENEAIDLVPYKDPVDGDSGLRPRIDYGRCCWCALCVDVCTTNSLTLSNEYTWVATDAEEFRYTPGVDKKDWDENEKGWKKPEGNYEFYGLKRVEMEHLHPEERSDSFIEMVKGYSKEQAQKEADRCVECGICTATCPAHMGIPEYIKAVRNDDIEEGMRVLYETNPLPEICGRICTHKCETVCSIGHKGDPLSIRWLKRYIADQIPSDKYKDILDTNDIENNDKKIAIIGSGPSGLSAAHYLAKMGYNITIFEQFAKAGGMMRYGIPEYRLPYDQIDKDINYILSLGVDIKYNTRIGDDITLEQLGKDYDAVFSGTGLHLGRSTGIPGSDNEHVYFSTDMLNKITAGEEIEVAESIVVIGGGNVAMDITRSLARMQKVKYGKVNIIATSLEKEDVMPADREEVVEAREEGAIINPGWAPQSIEIKDGVPTGLHVVQCNSLFDETGRFNPQCSMDVKEFWPGVQIIESIGQGMDLTYISDEFKENIEFGPRGRVQTNEYFQTGVKWFFMGGDIIQGPDVIHGIANGHKAAIGIDNFIQGIDFKAAK
- a CDS encoding NADH-quinone oxidoreductase subunit C — its product is MIDLIKDIESRFETSDYIQKLDHLAFITVEKEQAIALVTYLRDYRKYTDLTLLTAVDWLEDGVFQLTYLLNNPTDLTEIGVRVMIDRENATMESAHHLWENMMTYQRELREMFGIDFPGSPRLEEPFILEGWDDLPPYRRDFKTKEYAEKTYFPRPGRQSNDPATYMKSKMYPND
- the nuoB gene encoding NADH-quinone oxidoreductase subunit NuoB; this encodes MNKHKFEDLDVDKFLAPENEKRSVVAPDGSTVEIDPLKDYFCQDRPEVLKPKSGPVEKFLNWARAESLWVLGFGTGCGSIEIPPLVTPRFDMFRYGVQMRPTPRQSNVFIISGYLAVKTLKRVIRTYEQMPSPKYIMALGSCTINGGMYYDSYNTINRLDAYLPVDVYVAGCMPRPEALLAGFVKLKELIKAGKAEKANEYAENFDWYKANQKKIIKDWNMPDYNW
- a CDS encoding NADH-quinone oxidoreductase subunit H, with protein sequence MGLFIVLNWGMLMSSTMRRIGARVAGRYGIPWYQPWIDLTKLYSLRTQLTHGTMFYIGPVFRLMGGVGMFLFIPMIFGNEHWSNYSFSSDLIIILYFQFFGMLGMALGASESGQPYSAIGISRGLSQFTTIEVPMTLAIIALAIQYNTLSFSEIVAAQQGGITHWTMWTNPLATAAAMLSLLGAFGHSPFNLVKAPNEIPIGPPTEYHGTFLGVLRTNGAILHVAEAALFMNLFFGGATSWFELIIKTFLIYFWSVFVGTVFPRFRIEQSVRWFLKIPTILGILAIIILL